A portion of the Microlunatus phosphovorus NM-1 genome contains these proteins:
- a CDS encoding SDR family NAD(P)-dependent oxidoreductase — translation MSTILITGASAGLGRETAVRLTSAGHRILLVVRDPVKGQRVVADLRARQLDTGSEAITCDLADLGSVRSLAGQLIARKEPIDTVICNAGVQIVNGPARSADGYELTFAVNHLAHFLLVTELLDHLRRPSRVIMIGSGVHLGPSRSFGFPAPEWAEPRQLALADQLTDQSGVPTSGRVGRVRYANSKLANIMFAYELARRTVDGEVTVNAFDPGLMPQTGLARQYPAPIRQLYRYLTSLLTLLPGAHRVSKSAADLAWLATAPELTGVSGKYFVERRARPSSALSYDGGLALQLWEQSTALTRPY, via the coding sequence ATGTCCACGATCTTGATCACCGGCGCTTCTGCGGGGCTTGGACGAGAGACCGCGGTCAGACTCACCTCGGCTGGGCACCGAATCCTGTTGGTCGTCCGCGATCCGGTAAAAGGGCAGCGGGTCGTCGCCGACCTCCGAGCCCGCCAGCTTGATACCGGCTCGGAGGCGATCACCTGCGATCTCGCCGACCTCGGATCGGTCCGGTCCCTGGCCGGCCAGCTCATCGCTCGCAAAGAGCCGATCGACACGGTGATCTGCAACGCGGGCGTACAGATAGTCAACGGGCCGGCACGGTCCGCCGATGGCTACGAGCTGACCTTCGCCGTCAACCATCTTGCCCACTTTCTGCTGGTCACCGAGCTCCTCGACCACCTCCGCCGTCCGTCGCGGGTGATCATGATCGGCAGCGGCGTACATCTGGGCCCCAGCAGATCGTTCGGCTTCCCGGCACCGGAGTGGGCTGAGCCACGACAACTCGCGCTCGCTGATCAGCTCACTGACCAATCGGGAGTTCCGACCTCTGGCAGAGTCGGCCGAGTTCGCTATGCCAACTCCAAGCTCGCCAACATCATGTTCGCGTACGAACTCGCCCGCCGAACTGTCGATGGCGAGGTCACCGTCAATGCCTTCGATCCGGGATTGATGCCGCAGACCGGTCTCGCCCGTCAGTATCCGGCGCCGATTCGTCAGCTCTATCGCTACCTCACGTCGCTGCTGACCCTTCTTCCCGGCGCCCATCGGGTCAGTAAGTCAGCCGCTGATCTGGCTTGGCTCGCCACGGCTCCCGAGCTGACTGGGGTGAGCGGCAAGTATTTCGTCGAGCGCCGCGCCAGACCCAGTTCGGCACTGTCGTACGACGGGGGCCTGGCGCTGCAGTTGTGGGAGCAATCCACGGCCCTCACCAGGCCGTACTAG
- the metE gene encoding 5-methyltetrahydropteroyltriglutamate--homocysteine S-methyltransferase gives MTTTHPSPLLSRSAGRTVLATAYGYPRQGRDRELKRGQERYWRGDTSIDELLTIATQVRAQRLETLTSAGLDELPVGDFSLYDHVLDTAWLVGAIPPRFDRAVPDADPASTHTAEGGWQRYFAMARGTGDEPPLEMTKWFDTNYHYLVPELSGSATFRLDPSKLLAEVAEAQRYGRPVRPVIVGPVTFLSLAKSVDGDDFDPLALLDRLLPVYAELLTQLADAGIAWVQLDEPIAVTDLSPAQLQYLARAYATLTAVERRPKILVGSYFGHLGEAAATLVDAGIDGLGVELTRDTASATVAELAVLPRLRELRVIAGLVDGRNVWRTDLAAALATGGTLLGLADQVDVAPSCSLLHVPHDASRENDLDPEVAAWLAFADQKLAEVVTLARGLSSGTEAIAAELEANQAVLAQRAASSITRNRAVRDRAAAVSADDLRRRSAYPERARRQHERLALPALPTTTIGSFPQTAEIRRARAAYRAGNLASEDYQAAMRTEIDRVIALQTEIGVDLLVHGEAERNDMVQYFAEQLDGIVTTEYGWVQSYGSRCVRPPIIAGDITRPAPMTVEWTSYAQSRTTRPMKGMLTGPVTMLAWSFVRDDLPVAETARQMALALRDEVNDLEAAGVAAIQVDEPALRETLPLRTGDRPDYLRWAVDAFRLSTAGVTDETQIHTHMCYAEFGDILQAIIELDADVISLEAARSRMEVVGELAEAGYPREVGPGVWDIHAPRVPSTEEILGSVRLACAQLPAQRIWINPDCGLKTRGYAEVEPALRHLVAAAQQLRTEMVG, from the coding sequence GTGACCACCACCCACCCCTCACCACTCCTGTCCAGATCCGCGGGGCGCACCGTCCTGGCGACGGCGTACGGCTATCCCCGGCAGGGCCGGGATCGCGAACTGAAGCGCGGCCAGGAACGCTACTGGCGCGGCGACACCTCCATTGATGAGCTGCTCACCATCGCCACACAGGTACGCGCCCAACGACTCGAGACCCTGACCTCCGCCGGGCTCGACGAACTCCCGGTCGGCGACTTCTCCCTCTACGACCACGTCCTCGACACCGCCTGGCTGGTCGGTGCGATCCCGCCCCGATTCGACCGCGCGGTCCCCGATGCCGACCCAGCCAGCACCCACACGGCCGAAGGTGGCTGGCAGCGCTACTTCGCCATGGCGCGTGGCACCGGTGACGAGCCGCCGCTGGAGATGACGAAGTGGTTCGACACCAACTACCACTACCTGGTCCCGGAGCTCTCCGGCAGCGCGACCTTCCGTCTCGATCCATCCAAGCTGCTGGCCGAGGTCGCCGAGGCGCAGAGGTACGGTCGACCGGTCCGCCCGGTGATCGTCGGCCCGGTCACCTTCTTGAGCCTGGCCAAGTCCGTCGACGGGGACGACTTCGACCCGCTGGCCCTCCTCGACCGGCTACTGCCCGTGTATGCCGAACTGCTCACCCAGCTGGCCGACGCGGGCATCGCGTGGGTCCAGCTCGACGAGCCGATCGCCGTGACGGATCTGTCGCCCGCACAGCTGCAGTACCTGGCGCGTGCGTACGCCACCCTGACTGCGGTCGAGCGTCGACCGAAGATCCTGGTCGGCAGCTATTTCGGCCATCTTGGCGAGGCTGCTGCGACCCTCGTCGACGCCGGCATCGACGGTCTCGGTGTGGAGCTGACCAGGGACACCGCGTCCGCGACGGTGGCCGAGCTCGCGGTCCTGCCGCGCTTGCGTGAGCTGCGGGTGATCGCCGGTCTGGTGGATGGCCGCAATGTGTGGCGTACCGATCTGGCCGCCGCACTGGCGACCGGCGGCACCCTGCTGGGACTGGCCGATCAGGTCGATGTCGCACCGTCCTGCTCCCTGTTGCATGTGCCGCACGACGCGAGCCGCGAGAACGACCTCGACCCCGAGGTCGCCGCCTGGCTCGCGTTCGCCGACCAGAAGCTCGCCGAGGTGGTCACGCTGGCCCGCGGCCTGTCGTCTGGCACCGAGGCGATCGCGGCCGAACTCGAGGCAAATCAAGCAGTCCTCGCCCAGCGCGCGGCCTCCTCGATCACCCGCAACCGGGCCGTCCGCGATCGGGCGGCCGCCGTGTCCGCGGACGACCTCCGTCGCCGCTCGGCCTATCCGGAGCGGGCCCGCCGCCAGCATGAGCGGCTGGCGCTGCCCGCTCTGCCGACGACCACGATCGGGTCGTTCCCGCAGACCGCCGAGATCCGCCGGGCACGTGCCGCGTACCGGGCCGGAAACCTCGCGTCCGAGGACTACCAGGCGGCGATGCGAACCGAGATCGACCGGGTCATCGCGCTGCAGACCGAGATCGGCGTCGACCTTCTGGTGCATGGCGAGGCCGAGCGCAACGACATGGTGCAGTACTTCGCCGAGCAACTCGACGGCATCGTGACCACCGAGTACGGCTGGGTGCAGTCCTATGGCAGCAGGTGCGTCCGGCCACCGATCATCGCCGGCGACATCACCCGGCCGGCCCCGATGACCGTGGAGTGGACCAGCTATGCGCAGTCCCGCACGACCCGGCCGATGAAGGGCATGCTCACCGGCCCGGTGACGATGCTGGCTTGGTCGTTCGTTCGCGACGATCTGCCCGTCGCCGAGACCGCCCGACAGATGGCACTCGCGCTGCGGGACGAGGTGAACGACCTCGAAGCCGCCGGCGTGGCTGCGATCCAGGTCGACGAGCCGGCTCTCCGGGAGACGCTGCCACTGCGGACCGGTGACCGCCCCGACTATCTGCGTTGGGCGGTGGACGCGTTCCGGCTCAGCACGGCTGGGGTGACCGACGAGACCCAGATCCACACGCACATGTGCTACGCGGAGTTCGGCGACATCCTGCAAGCAATCATCGAGCTCGACGCTGACGTGATCAGCCTGGAGGCCGCCCGGTCCCGGATGGAGGTGGTCGGCGAACTCGCCGAAGCCGGCTATCCGCGGGAGGTCGGGCCCGGTGTCTGGGACATCCATGCCCCGCGAGTGCCGAGCACCGAGGAGATCCTCGGCTCGGTCCGGCTGGCCTGTGCGCAGTTGCCGGCACAGCGGATCTGGATCAACCCGGACTGCGGTTTGAAGACCCGCGGCTATGCCGAGGTCGAGCCGGCGCTGCGGCACCTGGTCGCAGCCGCCCAGCAGTTGCGGACAGAGATGGTCGGCTGA